Sequence from the Kogia breviceps isolate mKogBre1 chromosome X, mKogBre1 haplotype 1, whole genome shotgun sequence genome:
gttctgataaaatatttttaaggttaatTATTGATAACTCCAACATTCAACTTGATGTTTTCAGGGACCGATTTGCTTAGTGGTATAATACCTGAACTCTGTCAGAAATATCccaatttaaatttcataattgGAGGAGAGGGACCAAAGAGAGTCATTTTGGAAGAAGTACGGGAAAGATACCAGCTCCATGACAGGTATTGATGGATTCCATATTGTCTTGGGTGAGAAAATATCAGTTACCTAAAATTGGTTTTGGCTACATGCCTGCATTAAGTGGGCTGCTTTCTCCTACATGTACttgatataaaaatgtaatgcaaggcctatttaagaaaaatgatataaaatgggGAACCCTAGTTAAGGaattcataagtttattttttctgttagcCCAACATTATTTGACTTTAGGGGGCACTGGTTGGGGCACCCGAGAATGCCCAAAAAAACAACTATTTGATTGGAAATGTTTGCAGATTCTCAAGCCATACTGAGTTGTGATTTAAATAGCACGGCCCAAATCATGTTAATTGCTCTGCATGTACAGATCCGAACATTTCTCTTCCTCGGTAACTTAGTTAACGTGAGCTGTGTGCATGTGAAGCATCAATTTAAGAGGGACATTTTCCTGTTTAGAAACGACACTTTAACATTTACTAATCAAAGTGTATTAACATTTTCATTGAATGCAGACTGATTTTGGAGAAGATGAAATTTGATCTGTGTGACAAAAGTTAGAAATATGTTAGCTGTACAAGCTTTAACCAAACAGCTTTATATGACTTTCTTTTAGATCAGAGTTGGGTGATATTAATCTTTTGAAATGGAAAACATTAGAAGCAGTAAGAATCTAAGTATAATATGAATAGCACACTTGGCTTATAAATGGTATTTCTTTTGTAGCATAATTTTTACTCCCCTCTTTTTTCTCTCGTTTCAAAAATCAGAGTGCGTCTCTTGGGAGCCTTAGAACACAAAGATGTTAGAAATGTCTTAGTTCAAggacatatttttcttaatacttcCCTTACTGAAGCATTCTGCATGGCAATTGTGGAAGCAGCCAGTTGTGGTTTACAGGTAAAAAGCTTTGAGGGCTTATTACATTGTTGGGGTTTCtgtatttgtattttgaaaaataatcggATGCAgtctgtaatatttttttaaattggtattGTTTATTTTCCTGAGAGATGAATTATGGTGGAtcacatgttctttttttctttttaaggttgtAAGTACCAGGGTTGGTGGAATTCCTGAAGTACTTCCAGAAAATCTTATCATTTTATGTGAGCCTTCTGTAAAATCTTTGTGTGAGGGACTGGAAAAAGCCGTTTCCCAACTGAAGTCAGGAGCATTGCCGCCTCCAGAAAATATCCACAACATCGTAAAGACTTTCTATACCTGGAGGAATGTTGCGGAGAGAACTGAAAAAGTACGTCACACGCTAAGAGAGGGGTATTTGAAGATTGTGTCTTGAATTCTTACTTGATGTTTCACTTACACACTTGCTTCTTTTATATAGGTTTACCATTTCTGCTCTATTGCTTAAGTGTATGAAGTCTCTTCCAAATGAAGTGAATTCTGTATTACTCCTGGTATATGTTAGGCTAAGTTTCTAGTCAGATCATTGCATTTGACATCTGAAAATAGCAGTAATGCAGTATCTAGACCTTTCATTAAGCTGGGCATGCAGGAGTTACAAAATTCTCTAGAAGTCACAACAATTAGAGCCAAAACTAAtattaagatctactcttagacATTTTCTTGAGGCCCTTTATAATTCTAAAGCATATAGGTCTATTAGAAAATATGTGGTTTTGCTTAGCCTGATTGTTGGCAACTTTATTAGTTACAAGTATTTAATCCAGGCTACTTCCTAAAACTCCCGTGTCACTTTCGCTCTAGCTGCTGTGATTTTTCTACAGGAgagggatttttgcatctttgggCTGATTGAGAACATAGTAAATTAGAATTCAAAAAGCACGTGACAGATGTTGGAAATAGGATCACAAATAAAAAGCAGCAGTAGAAAATTGGTAAAAGGACAGGTGCAGGAAGTAGGTTAATGCCCTTAGGTGGGAGAGTACAGTTGCGGGAAATGCTTCCTTATTTCGAGGTCAGGACTTCATTTATTCTACTCAGTTGTGCCCTTTGTTTAAGTACCTCTCATGACTTCGTCTACCTCCTGCCTCTTATTATCACGTAGCAAGCTGGACGGAAACGCTGTGCTTCTTAGAAATTGTGACCCAGAAAGAACAGTCAGTTGGGAGCGTGGAGAAGGTAGTGCTTTATACTCTCATTGTATTCAGTGGAGCAACTAGTTTCTAGCCCAAAGTAGAGAGCAAGATGGAGCCGAATAAGCAGAAAGGCTTTCTCACTTGGTTTAAATTGTACATTCCCGTACGTAAGGTGAGCCCCGATTTGAATGGAAATGCAACAAAACTCTTTTTATCTCTAAAAATCGTCATACACAGTTTGCATTGAAACACGAGAAATTTGCATTAACAAACAGTTTTGACTGAAATAGCTCCGAGAGAGCCACTTTCTAGAAGTTTTGCAATCGCGCCACCCGTATGAAGTAAGTacatttccttgttttcctttggaAGTTGGGGCGCAGCACTGATTACCTGCTGGGAGCGTGTGGCAGCATCGCCCGGGAGCCTTTTCGGGCTCTGTCCAGTTCATCTTCCTGTGCCCACTGCTGGATTCTAAAGTGACCCTTTAGGAgcagaggggatatgggaatgGAGGGCAGGGGTATTTGCTTAGGCAGGTTTCTTCAGTGAAACCCACCCTGACTGAGGACCACATCTCTGTAGTTGTGCCTTTACCCTCTTGATCAACGTCATGTaagtctcagaagtttgtgctGTTGTAGATAATAAGTTTGGGGCCAAGAGCTACGGTGACAGTTTGTCAGCTTGTGTTAAAGGAGCgcgttagggttttttttaaaaaccacagatTTTCTTTTAGTTAGGCTTAAAGTAATAGTAGGACGTCtatattgttttcagttttacacTCTGGCGATCTATAATATACATTCCCCAAAAAACGTTAATCCTCGTCCCTAATGGATTGTCCTCCCTGTCATTCTCTCCATAGTAGCAAATTGTTATTTTGTCACTTGAGATCATAAATTAACTGACTTAGAAATAAAGGTGGACACACGGGTGAGTTTGtagttgctcttttttttttttttttttttttttttttttttttttttttttttgcggtacctgggcctctcactgttgtggtctctcccgttgcggagcacaggctccggacgcgcaggctcagcggccacggctcacgggcccagccgctccgcggcacgtgggatcctcccggaccggggcacgaacccacgtcccctgcatgggcaggcggactctcaaccactgcgccaccagggaagccccctgtagtTGCTCTTTTAATTCTACCTGTTCCACACAGGATGTTTGATCCCTTTCAGCTCCTTAGTTTAACTGCTCTTTAGAAAAATTGATCAAGGAATTAAATCAGCATTCATGCTGGAAACATaccttttcatttataattcgcCAGTCTCAGCATAATGCTGGACATAATTCTGACTACAGTGTATTCCAAATGTCCTCGGGGTAGAGGAGCTAGATGAAAACAGCCCGTACCTTTCAGAGGTCGTTGACCCTTAGAACTTGCTCTGAACGTCAGAACTTTAGTCTTGAGTTCAAAAGGAGATGGTTTACAGGTCTGATAACGTGAGAATGACCGCAGGTAATGCCCCAAAGCAGTTTAAAAACATGAATGCCGGCCCATTTTATGTGTTTGAAATAAGTATATTCAAggagctttgtttttttctttaatatttcagaGTTTAGTGCTTagcaatactttaaaaaagcaaGCCGCCTACTACCAGTGCTCAGCAATAAACGTTATTTTGTTTGCCACTGTTTGACCTGTACCATCTACCAAAATTTCCCCCATCTCTTTCTGCTCCTTTTACTTGGAATCCGTGAAATGTCTCTGTATATTCTCCCCATCTGTGCTCAGCAACACGGCCTCACTTGGCTGTGGAAAGAGGAGCCTTTCTGTAGCCAGAAGCACACTAGATTGTAACTCTCTGATGGGAGTTGAGTTAAAGGGCCAGTCCTTCTTCCCTGCTTGGGGAGCCACTGCTGAAGTAAATATGGCCTCGACAGGTGGCCTGAAACGCAGCTCCAGCGTCTCAGGACTTTGGAATTCTCATAGTTGGTTAAATATTGATGGGGCTACCCTAGGAGACAGGAGCCGTGGTAGATTCATCTTTGTCCCACACGGTATAGGTACCGCAGTGTTTTGTCCAGAATAGGCACTCCGTAAGTGTTGACTCAGCTGGCAGTACGTAGTGTAATCAGTTTCATGCGTCACCTCATTACTGTAACAGCAGTGAACCGTGCGCGCCTCCTGTTGACATCTCTAAAGCGCGCCTGGCCCGTGCGGGTCGTTGTTTGTCGTGGCTCACGGCGCTCATTCTCGGCTCTCTCCCGCCAGGTGTATGACCTAGTGGCAGGAGAAGCTGTGTTACCGATGGACAAACGACTGGACAGACTCATCTCTCACTGTGGCCCCTTGACAGGCTACATTTTTGCTTTGCTGGCTGTATTCAGCTTTCTCTTCCTCATGTTCCTGAGATGGGTGACTCCAGATTCTATCATCGATGTTGCAGTAGATGCCACAGGGCCAAAGGGTGCCTGGACTCCTCAGTCTCCTTACAGAAAAAAGGTGGACGAGAACAATGAGGTATCTAAAACCAGGTAGAAGAAAGCCTGGATTGTGAGATTTTAAACACGTGTAATAGTTCAGTTAAGACTGTTGAAAAtaaccttgctttttttctttttaaagttaatttagtAAGTTATGCTACCTCTTTGTCATTCCGtgttttattttgaggaaagATAAACACTTATGCAATTCCTGAGCGTAGAAACTCCTTGCacttatttaaaatttaggaGAGAACATTGAAGCCACTCAGGTATGCAATTTTTCAGACTACTGAAATCCCTGTAGCAGAGATGTTTTAACGTTATATTTTGGGAGCTTTGGGTGCTGAAGGGCCAAACGTTTTCTGGGCATTTTTTGgccaattttaaatgttctaccGTTAATTAGACATTCACCTGATGTTTACAAGTTTTCTTTAGGGAAGTACAACAACTCTGTGAACTATTTTAAGTTGTGTTCATACTACATTTATCAGACACTTAAGTCATGTTCTTATTAAACTTTTATTGGGTATGCTCAGTAGATGTTCCATATAATTAGCAGGTTTCTTGAGTAAAATGGGCTGTCAGCAACCAGCATGTTTTAAGCACCTACCATGCGTAGAACGTTGAACTAGATACTTCCTGCGGTAAggaccgggggtgggggtggggctgcatTCGCTCTTTGTCGATCACTCAGATGACTCACTTTGTCATAGTCAGGTTTGACATGAAGTGGTAAGATACCCGCCATGCCGAAAATGCTCATGCTTTTAATGCCAGGAAAAAATTGCCGGCGTACTCTGAGTTCTTCTTTGATCCCGTTGGACGCATTCTCCTAGGTCGAGCCTTCATCTTCGCTTGTGTGTATGAAaatactttttgctttttaagtacTAGGGACCGATACCACTGTTGATGATGGTGCAGAGAAACCCTCCACATCTCTCAGTGCATAAATAGTCCTCTGTCAATGCCTTCTTGTTTTCCGAGCACGATGTACGAGATGCACCATCTCAAAATCAGCTGCTACCCTGTCCCTTTGATGGAAGTCACTTCCCTTCACTTGTGGCCTAGCTGATGCCTGATAAGTATTGTCAGTGTGCAGAAGTCTTGACCCCAGAATGTTTTGTTTATAGCCAGTTGAGTCTGAAAACTTCAGGAACACAGTCTCTTTGTGGATGGATGTTGTCAACTGTAATCGTTGTGGCCCATAGCCATGGGTTTTTAAACCCCCAGTTATCCACATGGTGTGTCTTATTAATTCTTTGAACTCCTTAGAATAAGTTTTTGTGATTAAGGACTGTGAAGTCACGAGAATGAGGCACTGTGGGTGCGCTAGTTAGATGCTGGCAGTATTGCGATTCtgtacaggatttttttttaatgacaacattcacagaacttcttttaaaaaagtatcttaACATGTCTACTAATTGGTTGCCActgatacataataaatatatttgtgttttgtaCTAAAACACAAATGCAAGagtgcaatttttaaaatctagaagtCAGGGGttcttttgttaaagaaaaacagactgaCCCAAACCATTAAATCTTACTGGGATTTTTATGCGTAGAAACTGACTTATATAAATACGAAACAAACAGTGCCAATATTCACGATAAAGCAAGAAACTGTAACATTTGGTTTAATTTATTCTGTTCAGCAATTTTTAAAGGCATACTGCTGTTttttcttgtatgttatttatgtttcttagctttttgttttcagaattgtCTATTAAATTGCCATTTATTGCAGATGGAAAAAGGATTTAAAGTTCTTGCATGAAACATATGTAATTtgcatattttcctctttttttccctttagcaaATGGAAGTAAATTTGCTTGTTCTAGTAAATCTTAATTTTCAGGCTTCCTGAATACCGAAATTGTAACTGTCATTGTTGCACTGGTCAATATGTGGGAACATATTGTTCTGCCCTGCTACTTACATTTATTTGAAAGTGAACTTGCAGTGATGaggaatttatgaaaaatatatagtatttcttttgatgttccaaAAAGTAGCACATGTAAAACTGATTTATGGAAACATGCTATATGTCcaaaaataaagaccaaaatgacattttgacatttttcttgagtTTGTCTTGTTTGAAGAACAGAATATTATTTACTAGTTGAGCAACACTGCCCCAGCTCCTACctcccatgttttttttttcagtgcaatCTGATGTTTTGCTTGGTCTGTTAGAAAAACAGGAAATATCATTCGGTTGATGAATTgcactgtcttcttttctttctacgATATTCTCTCTTTTACTCACGGAATAGCAAGTTCAATTGTGCTTTTGTTTCCTAATCCAAACTCTTGTTTTTCAGTGCACCAGAGAGTTTTTCAGTGCACTGTGAGACAAATGAATACATCTGTAAAGTACTGTGCATGTGAGCTACATAATTATGCATTATATCTTGCAAGCTATTTTAAGAGAAATTGGAATTTTGACTTCATTTACAGAAGCCCAGTGTATGATCAGGCCccccaagatggctgttctcttgctctctgtacatcccctgctggaccagtgcctgcttcacctacaccccactcacatgactgaccttgcTACATACCTGCCCCGGCTGGAGCTAGTGATTATTCTAATCTTTAGATCGGAACATCTCCACCTGATAACTTATCAAAGGAGCCAtgaggggcgtgcccctctgctggtttccctggtaactgatgagcccacCTGACGTCAATTCCCTTATAACTGGTAAATCTGCCCCTTCCCTCGGTAGCGAAGACTCCTGCCATGTCCCGCCATCCTGCCAGCTGCTGTCTGCCGCACGCCGTggggtgtcgctccaggaccttgcttcagatgtgTAAGATCCCCCATCTGTTAAGACACTGATATCTCTGTCGCTGACTCTAGGCTCTTCGGTCTTGAGGCTGGGCAAGTATAGGGCTTGCAGGCCTACGGGGTGCAGCCCAGTGCCCAGCTTCTCCCACCCACTTTGTTGGAAGCAGTGGAAAGCAGTCCCCTATGTTGATATGTTCTGATTTATCTTCCACCGAAACATTTGTGGCTCAGTCAGGGTATCCTAGGTCTGTGTTTAGTTTCGTGAAGGATTTTTAAAGGCCTCTTTATCCTTCTCTGCATTCCCAAAAGAATCTGGGTAGATGTTAAACGGTATCATCCTATGGCTGGATTTTTTAAATCTGGAATTCTGAAAATTAAAGCTCTCTGcagattttgatttgtattcagAGTACTTTGGGGAGTTGATTATCCTTTACCCTTCGTATTTGGTCGTGgctcagtgattctcaactggaTGTGgcaggggtgattttgccccctgGGGGACGTCTGGCAGTGCCTGGAGACATTTCTGTTTGTTCCAGCTGGACAGGAGTGGGGCAGTGGCATCAagtgggatgctgctaaatatcccaTGATGCTTTGGGACTGCCCCCCACaccaaagaattatctggcccaaaatgccGGTAgcgccaaggctgagaaaccctggagCTCTAGGTGGTTTCGCCTCCTTCAAAGATACCATGAGTTAACTCCTTACTTCAGTAGCCTTCTACGCCCATCTCAAATGTAGCGCTCAAACGTGCTAAAGATGGTCTCTCTGAAATGGTACCAAAGTCGAGCTTCTCGTGGCCAGCTTTTCTGGTatgtaaaacaaaaagaacagccaggttttaaatgaaaattagggCGAAAACAAGATTGATTAGTGTTATGTAATACTAGATACACCACTGGGCTGTGGTGAGTAAACGATCACCTTCTTACAGAACAATTGGAGAAAGAGACCTGAAAAGAACTGAAATACTTGTGTTGGTGTATTTGCATACATTGGCACGCCAGCAGGTAATCTAAGCTGGGTTAAGTAACcttatatgttaatatatgtcCTTGAGAATGGAAACCGCACAAGCTCGTGATGGCGTGGTGATACACGGAAATGGGGATGTTGTATATTGTGACGCAAGGCTGATTCTCATGCCTTACCCTTTTCACAGAGTACAGGGAGATGGTTCTTACATAGGGAGTCATTCTGTTTTGCCTGAGTGCTAGGAGAAACTCCTGTATTTTTGCatcaagcatttattaaataagaTTGATTTACTCGTCTCCTATAATTTTATTTGGGCTTGTCTTTTCCAAGAGGTtgtagaaatttagaaaatcGAATATAGCCAAGAATGAAACAGGAGACCGAGAGTTACCTCATCTAGTTTTCCCAGGTGAGGAAAATTACACATAAATCAGTTTTACCGGTATTGGCCAGCTGACGCATGTCAAAGAATCAGGGTTACAAGAGAGTATCGTCCAGTGAGGGAAGGTGCTGATTCACAGAATCTTTGGGAACTTCACCCAGAACCTAGATCATCTTCATCCATTTCATTGTAAGTCCTC
This genomic interval carries:
- the PIGA gene encoding phosphatidylinositol N-acetylglucosaminyltransferase subunit A, which gives rise to MAYRGGGGDGQHPSASLSCVRPGRLSTCRTCTHNICMVSDFFYPNMGGVEGHIYQLSQCLIERGHKVIIVTHAYGNRKGIRYLTNGLKVYYLPLKVMYNQSTATTLFHSLPLLRYIFVRERVTIIHSHSSFSAMAHDALFHAKTMGLQTVFTDHSLFGFADVSSVLTNKLLTVSLCDTNHIICVSYTSKENTVLRAALNPEIVSVIPNAVDPTDFTPDPFRRHDSVITVVVVSRLVYRKGTDLLSGIIPELCQKYPNLNFIIGGEGPKRVILEEVRERYQLHDRVRLLGALEHKDVRNVLVQGHIFLNTSLTEAFCMAIVEAASCGLQVVSTRVGGIPEVLPENLIILCEPSVKSLCEGLEKAVSQLKSGALPPPENIHNIVKTFYTWRNVAERTEKVYDLVAGEAVLPMDKRLDRLISHCGPLTGYIFALLAVFSFLFLMFLRWVTPDSIIDVAVDATGPKGAWTPQSPYRKKVDENNEVSKTR